The region CTGGGGCGTCACGCAAGCAAGCACGACAGCACCGCTCGATGCGGGCGGGCCAGCCATTGGCTCGGGAACGACCTTTGCCCGTCCAGCAACCCCGACCGTCGCCGTCAATGGACTTTTGTTTCGTCCGAACGGCATCCCGGTCACATTCAACGCCGATGGTACGGGATGTCTGACAATCGACGCCGTCGGATCCGGAGGCGGCGCTCTGTACATCACGAACGGGCGTCGCGATTACGCAATCGTCCAGTCGCCGCTGGGCGGCACTCGATTCCACGTGTGGCGGGCCGAGTCGAACTCATGGAGTCCGTGATGAACCAAGATAAGCGGCGCAGGTCCGGTGGCTTCAGCCTGATCGAGATCATGATCGCAATGTCCATCCTGGGTTTCGGCATGATGGGCATCGCGGCCATGCAACTCAACGTCATGCGCGGCGCCCAGGGGAGTCGCGACTTGACCCGCGCAGTCGAAGTCGCCCAAGGGCAATTGGAGCAGCTCAGTCGACTGAACTGGAGTGACCTTCCGACCAGCGCCTGGACGACACCCGTCGCAGCCACTTCAGAGGTGGATTCGAGCGCGGTGCAGAGCGACAAGGTCTACCTGATTGATCAACGCATCACCGACGTCGTTGCGGGATCGACCCGTTCGATCGACGTGCGCGTTTCGTGGACGGACCCACGTCGCGGCAATCGCAGTTTCAGTCTCACGACGTTGAGGTTCAATAATGGCCTTTAGCGACAGACGATTTGATCAACGAGGTTTCACGCTGCTCGAGCTGATGGTTTCGATCGCAATTTTGGGCGTCGTCTTGACGTACGTGTTTCAGACCTTCACCACCTATCAGCGCAGCAACGCTGTCACGACCCAGGTAACTGAGTCGCAGCAGAGTTCTCGATCGATCGCCGGCTTGCTCGATTTCGACATTCGCCATGCGGGATTCATGGTCCCGCCCGGCGGAGGATTCTGCGGAGTGGATTCCACGACGGCTCCAGACATCGTCTATCTCAGTGACTCGAGTGCCATCGATCCGGCTGGACTCGATAACAACGAACTCGGCGCTGCGTTTAACAATACTGGCACCAATGTCACTTCGGGATCGAATGTGCTGGATGTCTCCCTTTCGCTCGAATCACCGGACAACTTCGCCTACGACACAGACGGAGACGGGACGACCGACAGTGATTTCCGCGTCAACGCCGGGGTCATTGTGCTGGACCGAGGAGATCCCGGCCGTGGAACGGCGTGCGGCACCGTCACGAACGTCAATCTGGGCAGTTCCCAAATCACCGTGAATCTCAACGATGTTCTCGGGACGTATTCCGGCACCGGGCTCGATCTGATCGCCATACCGGCGCATGAGTACCGAATTGCCAACGGCGCCCTACTTCGGGACAACATGGCCCTGGCCATGGGGGTCGAGGATCTGCAAGCCGCCTACTTCTTCGATGACAACGGCAACAACCTGGTGGATGCCGGTGAGTATCGAGGCGACGGCGTTGGCGCGGACTACGACGCGAATGCGCTGAACGCCGAGGATGCTCGCGAGATACGGATCACCTTCGTTACCCGGACCCGAAATGAAGATGCTCAATTCCCCGGTGGACGACTTCAGACCGCGGAGAACAGGGCCACGAATACCACGCTGGATGGATTCCGGCGTCGGGTTCATACGAGCACCGTGCAATTGCGCAACTTTCTAATCCGTGATTCGAACTCATGACGAGACAACAGCTAAAAAAGCCGGGGCGAACCCAATACTCGAAGCGACGTTCAGGCTTCGCGATGATCGTTTGTGCCGTTCTCCTGATGGCGATGACCTTGATGGCGCTCTCCACAATCGATGTCGTCGGTAGGGACCAGACGGTAGCCGGCTATCAAAGTCGCAAGAGCATGTCCTTGTATGCGGCCGAGGCGGGCTTGGCGGAAGTTCTGAGAACCCTCGAGGCGACCGGAACGCCGGATCTCACGGCCGGCGTCCTCGGAGATACGACTATTTTCCCCCACGGACAACCCTCCTACGCTCTCGATTCAACGGTTGCTAACCCGGTCGAAGATCTCGGAACCGCGGGGATCTCGGGCCAGACTGCGAACGTCGGGGGAACCAACTACGAACTGCACCTCTTTCGCGTGCGGGTGGAGGGATTGGCTCCGGGGACGATAGCGACCCGTATTGAAGTCGCGCTCGGCGTCGTGGTTTCAAATACGTCTCAATGATATTGCACGTAGGTGTTGGCTCCTGATGGAGCTACCAGTCGGGCCTGCGCTTCGAGTTTTGGATGCTGCCCGGCAACGGAAAGGAAATCGAGATGAATTACTGGCCCACTAAAATCGAAAACCCACCGGCGCGAATGCAGCAGACCCGGATCTCGCGGGGAGCCGTGTTCGCAATCACCTTGTTCGCCATACTACTCGCGACGGCAACCCAGCGCGCGTCTGCCCAGGAAGGCGACGACCTGTTCCTGCTCACCACCTCGGTCGAACCCAACGTGGTGTTTTTTCTCGACAACTCCATTTCGATGATGCAGATCGAATGGCATCCCGAATACGATCAAACTGCGACACCAACGTGCACCTTCTGGGACAACTCCCTCACATACAACGCCGACGACTACGGGAACACCGAGAACGAGTGCGGCAACATTCGAGAGATCTTCAAGCCGCAGTCTGACACGTTGTATGACGGGAGATACCTGAACTGGTATTTCAGTGACGCCGCAGACGCGTATTACAATGAAATCCAGACGGCGATCGCAGCCGACGCGGGCTGCACTAGTTCGGGAGGCGCCAGCCAGTTCAACCAACAATACCGACGGACGCGTTTCATGGCCGGACAGCACGTCATGCTCGATCTGCTCTGCATCGCGGAGCCGAAGGGCATCCGATTCGGGCTCGCAGAGTATCGGTACCCGGCCGATGCCTCCACGGAAGATCCCAATGGTGGATTTGTATCCGTTCCTTTAACGCGAGCGAATAAGAATCTTGCAGCAAACCTCGAGTCCCGCACCAAGAATCAGCTTCCCGGCGCAGTAGCAGCAATGGGAGAAGCCCTCTTCCAGATCTACACCTACTACATGAGTCGAACCATCAGCGACATTCCCCTCGGTCAGGACGGAGTGACGCGGTTCCCAGATTACAGCTACGACAAATTTGGGAAATTCAACACCGGTGCCTCTCTCCTTGCTGATCCCATGGAGTACGCCTGCCAG is a window of Myxococcales bacterium DNA encoding:
- a CDS encoding prepilin-type N-terminal cleavage/methylation domain-containing protein, yielding MAFSDRRFDQRGFTLLELMVSIAILGVVLTYVFQTFTTYQRSNAVTTQVTESQQSSRSIAGLLDFDIRHAGFMVPPGGGFCGVDSTTAPDIVYLSDSSAIDPAGLDNNELGAAFNNTGTNVTSGSNVLDVSLSLESPDNFAYDTDGDGTTDSDFRVNAGVIVLDRGDPGRGTACGTVTNVNLGSSQITVNLNDVLGTYSGTGLDLIAIPAHEYRIANGALLRDNMALAMGVEDLQAAYFFDDNGNNLVDAGEYRGDGVGADYDANALNAEDAREIRITFVTRTRNEDAQFPGGRLQTAENRATNTTLDGFRRRVHTSTVQLRNFLIRDSNS
- a CDS encoding prepilin-type N-terminal cleavage/methylation domain-containing protein; this translates as MNQDKRRRSGGFSLIEIMIAMSILGFGMMGIAAMQLNVMRGAQGSRDLTRAVEVAQGQLEQLSRLNWSDLPTSAWTTPVAATSEVDSSAVQSDKVYLIDQRITDVVAGSTRSIDVRVSWTDPRRGNRSFSLTTLRFNNGL